CATGAAGGAAGGGCGCCCCCTCGGGGGCGCCCTTCGTCGTCGTGGGAACGGGATCCCGCAGGTCAGCCCGCGCGTTCGGCCGCCGCGGCGGCGGTCTCAGGCAGCGGCAGCGCCTGCAGGTGCTCCTGCAGCAGGTGCCGGTGGTGGCGGCGGTGCTTCAGGGGGATCGTGAAGTTGGTCTGCTCCTGCTCGTCCAGGTCGTCCCAGTGGCGGTGCAGGAAGGCGAGCAGGTCACGCGTGGCGGCCAGGTAGGCTTCGCGGACCTGCTCGAACGGCAGGCCGTACAGGCGCTGCAGCTCGTGCCGGTTGCGCGATTCGAACTCCGCGAAGGTCAGGGGCGGGACGGCGCGGTCCTCGATGCGGGCCCCGTAGAAGCGGACGGCGTAGACATCCCAGAACGCCAGGTGACCCAGCGTCTGGATCAGGCTGAGGCCTTCGCTGCGCAGCGCGTCGCCCCGTTTGGCCACGGGGTACTGCCGGACGACCTCTTGCAGTCGCCGGTCCTCGTCGGCATAGGCGGCGATCAGCGTCTCGGGAGAGTACACGGCTACCTCAATCCTGGGCGTGTCCTGAAGATACGCCCGCGGCGGCGGATCGGGCAATCGATTGTTACGGGTTCGGCAGGGAGCCGCGTCGGAGGTAGATCAGCGACCCCGCCCCGAGGCAGAGCCCCATGCCCAGGTAGGGCGTCGCCAGCAGCAGGCGCGGCAGGCCGGACTGCCGCAGCAGCACCCCGCCGACGGACATGACCGTGACCATGGCCCAGCTGCGCCAGGCGAAGGCCGAGAACACGCAGGCCGGGTCGGGGCGGTCGGCCAGGCGCCGCAGGTTCTTGGCGACCAGAGGCCGGAAGGCCCGCGGGATCAGCAGGGCGGCCATCAGGACCCCGGCCGCGGCGGCGGCCAAGCCCGGCAGCGGCTGCGCGCCCAGCAGCCAGATCGTCGCCCTGGTCATCAGCATCAGGGCGACCATCCCCCACAGCACGCCGGCGAACAGCGGCAGCGCGCGGCGGGGGACGGCGGGGTTGAGGCGGCGCAACAGCTCCGACATGCTCACGCTCCGAACAGGATGTGGTGGTGGCGCTTCTTGCCGGCCTGCAGGGCGATGCGGCCGTCGCGCACGTCGGCGGCGGTCAGCGCGCGCATCTCGTCGGCGACCGCCTCGCCGTTGACCCGGATGCCGCCCTGCCGGATCAGCCGTCGGGCTTCGCCCTTGCTGGCGGCGAGCCCCGCGTCGGCGAGCGCGTCGATCAGCGGCAGGCCGTCGCCGTCGAGGTCCGTGAGCGGACGGCGGCTCGAAGGGACGTCGGCGACGTTGCCGTCGTCGCCGCCGCCGAAGAGGGTCGCGGCCGCCCGCTCGGCCGCCTGCGCCGCCGCTTCGCCGTGCAGCGTGCGGGTCGCCTCGAAGGCCAGCACGCGCTTGGCCTCGCGCAAGTCGGCCCCCTGCAGCGCGCCGAGGCGGCGCACCTCGTCCATCGGCAGCAGCGTGTAGAGGCCCAGGAAGCGGGCGACGTCGCGGTCGTCGACGTTGATCCAGTACTGGTGGAAGTCGTAGGAGCTGGTGCGGCGCTCGTCCAGCCACACGGCGCCGGCGGCGGTCTTGCCCATCTTGGCGCCCGTCGCGGTGGTGATCAGCGGCGAGGTCAGCCCGAAGACCTCCTGGCGGTTCATGCGCCGCGTCAGGTCCACGCCCGAGACGACGTTGCCCCACTGGTCGTCGCCGCCCATCTGCAGGCGGCAGCCGTGGTCGCGGTTCAGGACCATGAAGTCGTAGG
The window above is part of the bacterium genome. Proteins encoded here:
- the tyrS gene encoding tyrosine--tRNA ligase, producing MTPTTRPPTIQPPTPLPRGDFLPVLKERGFFKQCTDEAALTELLAGEKVTGYIGFDPTADSLHIGSLLQIMLLVHLQRHGHRPIAIAGGGTALVGDPSGKTELRKLLTLEDIEANLKGIKAQIAHFVRFGDGPEDGLLLNNADWLVGWSYLDFLREVGRHFSVNVMLSRESVKQRLETGLSFIEFNYMILQAYDFMVLNRDHGCRLQMGGDDQWGNVVSGVDLTRRMNRQEVFGLTSPLITTATGAKMGKTAAGAVWLDERRTSSYDFHQYWINVDDRDVARFLGLYTLLPMDEVRRLGALQGADLREAKRVLAFEATRTLHGEAAAQAAERAAATLFGGGDDGNVADVPSSRRPLTDLDGDGLPLIDALADAGLAASKGEARRLIRQGGIRVNGEAVADEMRALTAADVRDGRIALQAGKKRHHHILFGA